In the Acomys russatus chromosome 11, mAcoRus1.1, whole genome shotgun sequence genome, one interval contains:
- the C11H6orf226 gene encoding LOW QUALITY PROTEIN: uncharacterized protein C6orf226 homolog (The sequence of the model RefSeq protein was modified relative to this genomic sequence to represent the inferred CDS: deleted 1 base in 1 codon), producing MDLGDPHCRRSGDVASAPPTPASVTLAELLQLVQKGQELPGLEKRHITVTHGEPTASLLPRRPKPWEDAGSGSSPRTTPPDARTQPRVEEPTRGSPAIAEIRRA from the exons ATGGACCTGGGGGACCCTCACTGCCGCCGGAGCGGAGATGTGGCGTCAGCCCCACCGACTCCGGCCTCGGTGACCCTGGCAGAGCTTCTGCAGCTGGTCCAGAAGGGCCAGGAGCTCCCGGGCCTGGAGAAACGCCACATCACTGTGACCCATGGCGAGCCCACGGCGTCGCTGCTCCCGCGGAGGCCCAAGCCCTGGGAGGACGCGGGCTCCGGCAGCTCACCCCGCACCACC CCCCCAGACGCGCGGACACAGCCCCGCGTCGAGGAGCCGACCCGGGGCAGCCCAGCGATTGCTGAGATCCGGAGGGCGTGA
- the Rpl7l1 gene encoding 60S ribosomal protein L7-like 1, with amino-acid sequence MAEEGERKKIPLVPENLLKKRKAYQALKATQAKQALLAKRERKGKEFRFKRLESFVHDSWRQQRDIVRVQRLEVKPRALEVPDKHSLAFVIRLERIEGVSLLVKKTLAKLHLKKLFSGVFVNVTPQTVKMLRTVEPYVAWGFPNLKSVRELILKRGQAKVKNKTVPLTDNTVIEEHLGRFGVICLEDLIHEIAFPGKHFRQISSFLCPFLLSVARHATKNRVGFLKEMGSPGYRGERINQLIRQLN; translated from the exons ATGGCGGAGGAAGG ggaaagaaaaaagatcccTTTGGTTCCAGAGAATCTCCTAAAGAAGCGGAAGGCTTATCAGGCCCTGAAAGCCACCCAGGCCAAACAGGCACTTTTGGCAAAGAGAGAG aggaaagggaaagaattcAGGTTTAAGCGACTGGAATCATTTGTACATGATTCCTGGCGGCAGCAACGTGACATAGTGCGTGTCCAGCGACTGGAAGTGAAGCCTCGAGCTTTGGAAGTGCCTGATAAGCATTCCTTGGCCTTCGTTATACGCCTGGAAAG GATTGAAGGAGTGAGTTTGTTGGTAAAGAAGACCCTTGCGAAACTTCACCTGAAGAAATTGTTCAGTGGCGTCTTTGTCAATGTCACCCCTCAGACTGTAAAGATGCTGCGCACAGTGGAGCCTTATGTGGCATGGGG ATTTCCAAATTTGAAGTCTGTCCGGGAACTCATCTTGAAACGTGGACAAGCAAAGGTTAAGAATAAGACTGTCCCTCTGACGGACAACACAGTAATTGAGGAGCACCTGG GGAGATTTGGTGTCATTTGCCTGGAAGACCTCATCCATGAAATTGCCTTCCCGGGGAAGCACTTCCGACAGATCTCGTCATTCTTgtgccctttcctcctctctgtggCCCGGCATGCTACCAAGAATAGAGTGGGATTCCTCAAGGAGATGGGCTCCCCCGGCTACCGCGGGGAACGCATCAATCAGCTCATCCGGCAGCTGAACTAG